TGGCTGACGTGCTCGGCGGACGCACGCAGCCGCGTCCCGAACTGCTGGCCGCGTTTGTGCGGGCATGCGGGGAGGGGCCTCGGGTGGAGTTGTGGCTGCGAGCCTGGGACCGGGTCTGTGGCCGGGCGGGTGGGGCGGGGGCCGCCGAGGGCGTCGGCGAGGGCGAGGGCGTTGGCGAGGGCGTCGGCGAGGGCGTTGGCGTGGACGGTGGTGATCGGGAACGCGGAGTCGCGCGGACCGGCGGTGCGCCGGTCGCGGAGCGGGAAAGAGGGCCCGCCCGGCTCGTGGCCGACCCTCGTGGGCGGTCGGTGCTCGTCCTTGCGGCCTGCCTTCTCGCCCTGGTCGGCGCGGCGGCCGGGGTCGCAGCCGGGTGGCTGGGCGGGGACGGGCCGGCGGACCGGCGGGCCGGCAAGCCGACGGAGGCCCTCGGTGCCGACCGCGGGGGCGGCTCGGTCTCCCCTGGCGCCGCGCCGGAACCGCCCAGCGGCTGGGTACGTATCCGCCCGGCCACCGCTTCCGGCCTGTGTGTGACCGACGGGCGCGTGCGGGACGGGCGGTACACCCCGCTGGTGGCCGTGCAGCGGCCGTGTGACCAGGTGGCGCCGCAGGGCACGGTGCTGGAGCCGCTGGGTGGGGACACCTA
The sequence above is a segment of the Streptomyces lydicus genome. Coding sequences within it:
- a CDS encoding helix-turn-helix domain-containing protein, which translates into the protein MESQGEPAPHGALEAAGFVAQLRLLKERSGLTYRQLERRAEARGDILPRSTLADVLGGRTQPRPELLAAFVRACGEGPRVELWLRAWDRVCGRAGGAGAAEGVGEGEGVGEGVGEGVGVDGGDRERGVARTGGAPVAERERGPARLVADPRGRSVLVLAACLLALVGAAAGVAAGWLGGDGPADRRAGKPTEALGADRGGGSVSPGAAPEPPSGWVRIRPATASGLCVTDGRVRDGRYTPLVAVQRPCDQVAPQGTVLEPLGGDTYRIQWHHPDYGKGCLKVLTEGPGAGLLEPWDACDQGSRFHVEPSGPRGGGRYVLRVDGHGCVGIKGSETAAGAEAVMGRCVGKGGQVFFIEPAS